A single region of the Pseudomonas sp. B21-023 genome encodes:
- a CDS encoding SulP family inorganic anion transporter, with protein sequence MVNMTQIKAALPRELLASVVVFLVALPLCMGIAIASGMPPAKGLITGIIGGIVVGFLAGSPLQVSGPAAGLAVLVFELVRQHGVAMLGPILLLAGLLQLLAGRLRLGCWFRVTAPAVVYGMLAGIGVLIVLSQVHVMFDTAPQPSGVDNLLGFPATLASALPLESAGAGWQAGALGLGTIAIMWGWERWRPQRLRFIPGALLGVAAMTAVSLWLALPVNRVQVPANLSEAIDWLRPDDLLKLADPTLLVAAFALAFIASAETLLSAAAVDRMHSGQRSDFDRELSAQGIGNMLCGVFGALPMTGVIVRSSANVQAGAQTRASAILHGLWLLAFVVVLSSVLQQIPVASLAGVLVYTGVKLVDFKAFRNLGRYGRMPMFTYAATALAIIFTDLLTGVLLGFALTLLKLALKAARLKINLVALAKPGHMELRLSGAATFLKVPALTQVLDTVPQGTTLHVPLGNLSYIDHSCLELLEDWGRSGAAKGSRLVLEQRRLKRRVEGRLRTTAGVGV encoded by the coding sequence ATGGTGAACATGACACAGATAAAGGCGGCCCTGCCGCGTGAGTTGCTGGCCTCGGTGGTGGTCTTCCTGGTGGCCCTGCCCTTGTGCATGGGTATTGCCATCGCCTCGGGCATGCCTCCGGCGAAGGGGCTGATCACCGGGATCATCGGCGGCATCGTCGTGGGTTTCCTCGCCGGCTCGCCGTTGCAGGTCAGCGGCCCGGCGGCGGGCCTGGCGGTGCTGGTGTTCGAACTGGTGCGCCAGCATGGCGTGGCCATGCTCGGGCCGATCCTGTTGCTGGCCGGCCTGCTGCAACTGCTGGCTGGGCGCTTGCGCCTGGGTTGCTGGTTCCGGGTCACCGCGCCGGCGGTGGTGTACGGCATGCTTGCCGGGATCGGCGTGCTGATCGTGCTGTCCCAGGTGCACGTGATGTTCGACACCGCGCCCCAGCCATCGGGTGTGGATAACCTGCTGGGTTTCCCGGCGACGCTGGCCTCGGCCTTGCCGCTGGAAAGTGCAGGCGCCGGTTGGCAGGCTGGTGCGCTGGGCTTGGGCACCATCGCCATCATGTGGGGTTGGGAGCGCTGGCGCCCGCAACGCCTGCGCTTCATTCCCGGTGCCTTGCTCGGTGTGGCGGCAATGACCGCTGTCAGCTTGTGGCTGGCACTGCCGGTCAACCGCGTGCAGGTACCTGCGAACTTGTCCGAGGCCATTGACTGGCTGCGTCCGGACGACCTGCTCAAACTGGCCGACCCGACCCTGCTGGTGGCGGCCTTTGCCCTGGCCTTCATCGCCAGCGCCGAGACCTTGTTGTCCGCGGCGGCAGTCGATCGCATGCACAGTGGCCAGCGCTCGGATTTCGACCGTGAGCTGTCGGCGCAGGGTATCGGCAACATGCTCTGCGGCGTGTTTGGCGCGTTGCCGATGACCGGGGTGATCGTGCGCAGCTCGGCCAACGTCCAGGCTGGTGCGCAGACCCGCGCCTCGGCGATCCTGCATGGCCTTTGGCTGCTCGCGTTCGTCGTGGTACTGAGCAGTGTGCTGCAACAGATTCCGGTGGCCAGCCTGGCCGGCGTGCTGGTCTATACCGGGGTGAAACTGGTGGATTTCAAGGCGTTTCGAAACCTGGGCCGCTATGGGCGGATGCCGATGTTCACCTATGCGGCCACTGCCTTGGCAATCATCTTCACTGACCTGTTGACCGGCGTGCTGCTGGGCTTTGCCCTGACCCTGCTGAAACTGGCGCTGAAGGCGGCCCGGCTGAAGATCAACCTGGTGGCGCTGGCCAAGCCGGGGCACATGGAACTGCGCCTGAGCGGCGCGGCGACCTTCCTCAAGGTGCCGGCGCTGACCCAGGTGCTTGATACCGTGCCACAGGGCACCACGCTGCATGTGCCGTTGGGCAACCTGAGCTATATCGACCATTCCTGCCTGGAACTGCTGGAGGACTGGGGACGCAGCGGCGCGGCCAAGGGCTCGCGGCTGGTGTTGGAGCAGCGGCGTCTGAAGCGGCGGGTCGAGGGAAGGTTGCGGACCACGGCAGGGGTTGGCGTCTAA